The following proteins are encoded in a genomic region of Galbibacter sp. BG1:
- a CDS encoding NAD-dependent epimerase/dehydratase family protein, with amino-acid sequence MILVTGGTGLIGAHLLLALAQKEEKVKAIYRTKEKIALVKDFFTAEGFASYFGNIEWQHADITDIPALESAFVNVTHVYHCAGLISFDPSDYKILRKTNIEGTANIVNLCIANQIEKLCHLSSIATLGKKPAKEPIDETAYWNPEAANNAYAITKYGGEMEVWRGTQEGVNSVILNPGVVLGEGFKDSPSNAFFKKVKNGLSYYPPGGTAFVDVKDVVESLLKGMNSNITKERFLVIAENVTYKYIFDTIAEALKSKKPSKKIRKWQLSILWRIDWFLSLLPWKKRQLTKIGAHLLLIHTRYSNHRAKEKLQLEFTAIAETIQRIASKYS; translated from the coding sequence ATGATATTAGTAACCGGAGGGACAGGGCTTATTGGGGCTCACTTACTTTTAGCGCTGGCGCAGAAAGAAGAGAAAGTAAAAGCCATTTATCGCACTAAAGAAAAAATTGCCTTGGTAAAAGATTTTTTTACTGCGGAAGGGTTTGCTTCTTACTTTGGGAACATCGAATGGCAACATGCGGATATTACCGATATTCCTGCCTTAGAAAGTGCTTTTGTAAACGTTACGCATGTTTATCATTGTGCAGGTCTTATTTCTTTTGACCCTTCTGATTACAAAATTCTTCGAAAAACAAATATTGAAGGCACTGCAAACATTGTAAACTTATGCATTGCCAACCAGATAGAAAAACTGTGTCACTTAAGTTCGATTGCAACTTTAGGTAAAAAACCTGCTAAGGAACCTATTGACGAAACCGCCTATTGGAACCCAGAAGCTGCCAATAATGCTTATGCCATTACAAAATATGGTGGAGAAATGGAGGTATGGCGGGGTACACAAGAAGGAGTGAATTCGGTTATTTTAAATCCGGGTGTAGTTTTAGGGGAAGGATTTAAAGATTCCCCTAGTAATGCTTTCTTTAAAAAAGTGAAAAATGGTCTCTCTTATTACCCGCCAGGAGGAACCGCTTTTGTAGATGTAAAAGATGTGGTAGAATCTTTGCTAAAGGGTATGAATTCCAACATCACAAAGGAACGCTTTTTAGTGATTGCCGAAAATGTGACGTATAAATATATTTTCGATACTATTGCTGAAGCTTTAAAAAGTAAAAAGCCTTCTAAAAAAATTAGAAAATGGCAATTGTCCATTTTATGGAGAATCGATTGGTTTCTTTCTTTGTTACCATGGAAAAAAAGGCAGCTCACCAAAATCGGAGCACACTTATTACTTATCCATACCCGCTATTCTAACCATAGGGCCAAAGAAAAACTTCAATTAGAGTTTACTGCCATAGCCGAGACCATACAACGGATTGCTTCCAAATACAGCTAA
- a CDS encoding DUF4296 domain-containing protein has protein sequence MRKLGLISCLLLGLMACNEDTVEKPENLIPKKTMVDIYYDISMLNAAKATTVDKLEDYEIDPQDFLFEKYNIDSTQLSKSSIYYTSNPALQIEMFNEVEQRLQKFKDTLDSRVKKDQKELKKAPEPQK, from the coding sequence ATGAGAAAGCTGGGGTTAATTAGTTGTTTGCTCTTAGGGCTTATGGCTTGTAATGAAGACACTGTGGAGAAGCCTGAAAATTTGATTCCGAAGAAAACCATGGTAGATATTTATTACGATATTTCCATGTTAAATGCTGCCAAAGCTACCACGGTAGACAAACTGGAAGATTATGAGATCGATCCACAGGATTTTCTTTTTGAAAAATACAATATAGACAGTACGCAGCTATCGAAAAGCAGTATTTACTACACCTCTAATCCGGCTCTGCAAATAGAAATGTTCAATGAGGTAGAGCAGCGGCTACAGAAATTTAAAGACACCTTGGATAGCAGGGTGAAAAAAGATCAAAAGGAGTTAAAAAAAGCTCCAGAACCCCAAAAATAA
- a CDS encoding dihydroorotase, which yields MKKTLIKNATIVNEFQTFEGDVLIEGEFIKAIGADLSDANAEVIDAEGKILMPGIIDDQVHFREPGLTHKGNIATESRSAVAGGVTSFVEQPNTNPQTVTIEKLEEKMEIGKQTSYANYSFMFGGTNDNLEELKRLDKKACAGVKLFLGSSTGNMLVDNEEVIEKIFLNTELVISTHCEDETTIKNNLEKYKAEFGDDIPLKYHPIIRSEEACYLSSSRAIELAKKTNARLHVFHVSTGKETNLFRNDIPLEEKRITAEVCTHHLWFSDEDYKTKGTLIKWNPAVKTANDREALWEALLDDRIDVLATDHAPHTLEEKQNVYTKAPSGGPLVQHTLAALMEKQKEGKISLGKLIQKMCHNPAILFNIEKRGYIREGYYADLVLVNPNHTWTVDKSNILYKCGWSPFEGTTFSCKVTHTFVNGHLAYKNGTVSEERNAKRLTFNR from the coding sequence ATGAAAAAGACGCTTATAAAAAATGCAACGATAGTTAATGAATTCCAAACTTTTGAAGGAGACGTACTTATTGAAGGGGAATTTATTAAGGCAATAGGTGCCGATCTTAGCGATGCAAATGCGGAGGTGATCGATGCCGAAGGAAAAATTCTAATGCCGGGAATAATTGACGATCAAGTGCATTTTCGCGAGCCCGGACTCACCCACAAAGGTAATATTGCTACCGAAAGTAGATCTGCCGTTGCTGGAGGTGTTACATCGTTTGTAGAACAACCAAACACCAACCCTCAAACAGTTACCATCGAAAAATTGGAAGAGAAAATGGAAATAGGGAAACAAACCTCTTATGCCAATTACTCTTTTATGTTTGGCGGTACCAACGACAATTTGGAAGAATTAAAACGACTTGATAAAAAGGCTTGTGCTGGGGTAAAGCTTTTTCTTGGTTCTTCTACTGGAAATATGCTTGTAGATAATGAAGAGGTAATAGAAAAAATTTTTTTAAATACCGAATTGGTTATTTCTACACATTGCGAAGATGAAACCACGATAAAAAATAATTTAGAAAAATACAAAGCAGAATTTGGGGACGATATTCCTCTGAAATATCATCCCATTATTAGAAGTGAAGAAGCTTGTTATTTGTCTTCATCAAGGGCGATCGAACTTGCCAAGAAAACAAACGCCCGTTTGCATGTTTTTCATGTTTCCACGGGAAAGGAAACCAATCTGTTTAGAAATGATATCCCGCTAGAGGAAAAAAGGATTACTGCGGAAGTTTGTACACATCACTTATGGTTTTCAGACGAAGATTATAAAACCAAGGGAACACTTATTAAATGGAATCCTGCGGTAAAAACTGCAAACGATAGGGAAGCCCTTTGGGAGGCGCTCCTAGACGACCGAATAGACGTCCTGGCGACAGACCATGCGCCGCATACCCTGGAAGAAAAGCAAAATGTTTATACCAAAGCACCTTCCGGAGGACCTTTGGTGCAGCACACGCTTGCAGCGTTAATGGAAAAACAAAAAGAAGGTAAAATATCTTTAGGGAAATTAATTCAAAAAATGTGTCATAATCCTGCCATTCTTTTTAATATTGAAAAAAGGGGTTACATAAGAGAAGGATATTATGCCGATTTGGTTTTGGTAAATCCCAACCATACGTGGACAGTGGATAAAAGTAATATTTTGTACAAATGCGGTTGGTCTCCATTTGAAGGCACCACCTTTAGCTGTAAAGTTACCCATACCTTTGTAAACGGACATTTAGCATATAAAAACGGCACGGTTTCTGAAGAAAGAAACGCAAAGCGACTAACGTTTAATAGATAG
- a CDS encoding polyprenol monophosphomannose synthase, whose amino-acid sequence MQSDSLVIIPTYNEIENVEAIISAVFELKKTFHLLVVDDNSPDGTAQKVKSLQAKFPERLHLEVRKEKSGLGTAYIHGFKWALEHDYEYIFEMDADFSHNPRDLIRLYNACVSNGAGVAIGSRYVNGVNVVNWPLQRILLSYGASVYVKVVTGMNIHDPTAGFMCYKREVIESINLDNIKFIGYAFQIEMKFKAYLKKFKIIEVPIIFKDRTLGKSKMNGKIINEAVFGVLALKWRSFFSNSF is encoded by the coding sequence ATGCAATCAGATAGCTTAGTAATTATACCTACATACAACGAAATAGAAAATGTAGAGGCTATAATTTCCGCAGTATTCGAACTTAAAAAAACCTTTCATTTACTTGTAGTAGATGACAATTCCCCAGATGGTACTGCTCAAAAAGTGAAATCCCTGCAAGCTAAGTTTCCAGAAAGATTGCATCTAGAGGTTCGGAAGGAAAAGTCTGGTTTGGGCACGGCATACATTCATGGGTTTAAATGGGCGCTAGAGCATGATTATGAATACATTTTTGAAATGGATGCCGATTTTTCCCATAATCCGCGAGACCTCATTCGGTTATACAACGCTTGTGTTAGCAATGGTGCAGGAGTAGCCATAGGCTCCCGTTATGTAAATGGCGTAAACGTGGTTAATTGGCCTCTGCAAAGAATACTTCTGTCTTATGGGGCATCAGTTTATGTAAAAGTTGTAACCGGAATGAACATACACGACCCTACAGCCGGATTTATGTGTTATAAAAGGGAAGTTATAGAAAGTATAAATTTAGACAACATAAAGTTTATTGGGTACGCATTTCAAATAGAAATGAAATTTAAGGCATACCTTAAGAAATTCAAGATTATTGAAGTCCCTATAATTTTTAAAGACCGAACACTTGGAAAGTCTAAAATGAATGGTAAAATTATTAATGAAGCTGTTTTTGGGGTTTTGGCGTTGAAATGGAGAAGTTTTTTTAGCAACTCTTTTTAA